The Agarilytica rhodophyticola genome has a window encoding:
- a CDS encoding acyl-CoA dehydrogenase family protein: MQFTHSEKTQDYLGRLKAFIDEHIKPVEQKIYNETEELNPTGDWRTWKLHPLIEPLKQKAKDAGLWNLFLPDAELAQGLSCVEYAPLAEEMGRYLFASEIFNCNAPDTGNMEVLYHFGNEQQKERWLQPLLSGEIRSVFGMTEPDVASSDATNMQASIEVDGDNLVLNGKKWWTTGLGHPNAKLAIFMGLSNPENDKHSQHSMVLVPLDTPGIKIVRMLSAYGDYDAPVGHGEMHFTNVRVPKENLLVGLGQGFLIAQGRLGPGRIHHCMRAIGMAEKALELAMQRSLDREAFGQPLFKLGGNSERMADARIAIEQARLLTLHAAWKIDNVGVKHAMTEISAIKVAVPNMLQKVVDMAIQIHGGAGMCQDTPLARFASGARALRLADGPDEVHKKMVSRLELAKYRR; the protein is encoded by the coding sequence ATGCAGTTTACCCATAGCGAAAAAACGCAAGATTATCTAGGTCGCTTGAAAGCGTTTATAGATGAACATATAAAACCTGTAGAACAAAAAATATACAACGAAACAGAAGAGCTCAATCCCACCGGGGATTGGCGCACATGGAAACTTCACCCTCTAATCGAGCCCCTTAAACAGAAAGCCAAAGATGCCGGACTTTGGAACCTGTTTCTCCCAGATGCAGAACTAGCACAAGGTTTGAGTTGTGTTGAATATGCGCCTTTAGCTGAAGAAATGGGACGCTATCTGTTTGCCTCAGAAATTTTTAATTGCAATGCCCCAGATACAGGCAATATGGAAGTGCTTTACCATTTTGGTAATGAACAACAAAAAGAACGCTGGCTGCAACCTCTGCTCAGTGGAGAGATTCGCTCTGTGTTCGGCATGACCGAACCTGACGTCGCCTCGTCAGACGCTACCAATATGCAGGCCTCTATAGAAGTTGACGGCGATAATTTGGTGTTAAACGGCAAGAAATGGTGGACAACAGGCTTAGGGCACCCTAATGCCAAGTTGGCCATTTTTATGGGCTTATCCAACCCTGAGAATGACAAGCATAGCCAACACAGTATGGTACTAGTACCGCTGGATACTCCAGGAATCAAAATTGTTCGAATGCTCAGTGCCTATGGCGACTACGACGCTCCTGTGGGTCACGGCGAAATGCATTTTACCAATGTTAGAGTTCCCAAAGAAAATCTATTAGTCGGCTTGGGCCAAGGCTTTCTAATCGCTCAAGGCAGGCTCGGCCCAGGACGCATTCACCACTGCATGCGAGCCATAGGCATGGCCGAAAAAGCTTTAGAACTTGCCATGCAAAGATCCCTAGACCGAGAAGCATTTGGCCAACCATTATTTAAATTAGGCGGTAACTCAGAGCGCATGGCCGATGCCCGTATCGCTATTGAGCAGGCGCGACTACTCACCTTGCACGCGGCGTGGAAAATCGACAATGTCGGCGTCAAACACGCCATGACCGAAATTTCTGCCATCAAAGTTGCTGTGCCGAATATGCTGCAAAAAGTAGTTGATATGGCCATACAAATTCACGGTGGCGCCGGTATGTGTCAGGATACACCACTGGCTCGTTTTGC
- a CDS encoding amidohydrolase family protein produces MIDTHAHILLPGNERGLNPNVAASPCEFRRQMRAAGVGKAGIMAGYCFHEMILFAVMRQGPFYNNNVYFDLSATAELYVDSPRQDELVWTMQHIGMDQFLFASDFPIFNLAETRSVIDRYHFTYKERRKLLRDNAIAIFDLSLAPLSITC; encoded by the coding sequence GTGATAGATACTCACGCTCATATCCTTCTGCCTGGTAATGAGCGTGGTTTGAATCCAAATGTAGCAGCTTCTCCATGTGAATTTCGGCGACAAATGCGTGCAGCAGGTGTTGGGAAAGCGGGAATTATGGCGGGTTATTGTTTCCATGAAATGATCTTATTTGCTGTGATGAGGCAGGGGCCTTTTTACAACAACAATGTTTACTTTGACTTATCTGCAACGGCTGAACTTTATGTGGATTCTCCTCGGCAAGATGAATTGGTGTGGACAATGCAACATATAGGTATGGATCAATTCTTGTTCGCCTCTGATTTCCCTATTTTTAACCTTGCTGAAACCCGTTCTGTTATAGATAGATATCATTTCACTTACAAGGAACGAAGGAAACTATTGCGTGACAATGCTATAGCTATATTTGACTTGTCGTTAGCGCCTTTGAGTATCACTTGCTAA
- the rimP gene encoding ribosome maturation factor RimP — MAGIQAKLEKIVESAITALGCELWGLDYFVQGKKTLLRIYIDKPGGVVIEDCEAVSRQISSVLDVEDPIAAEYTLEVSSPGMDRRLYKLTQYDEFIGQKLTVKLRMGFEGRKNFTGILKGIEEDEVVLEVDNEEYLLPYELIDKANVVPTY; from the coding sequence ATGGCTGGAATACAGGCTAAACTTGAAAAAATTGTAGAATCGGCGATAACCGCTCTAGGCTGCGAGCTTTGGGGGCTGGATTATTTTGTACAGGGAAAGAAAACACTGCTTAGGATCTATATTGATAAGCCTGGCGGTGTAGTGATAGAGGACTGTGAAGCCGTAAGTCGGCAAATAAGTAGTGTTTTAGACGTAGAAGATCCTATTGCTGCTGAGTATACCTTGGAAGTTTCGTCCCCTGGGATGGATAGGCGCTTGTATAAATTAACGCAATATGATGAGTTCATTGGTCAAAAGCTGACAGTTAAGTTGAGAATGGGATTCGAGGGGCGGAAGAATTTTACAGGTATTCTCAAAGGAATTGAGGAGGACGAGGTCGTGTTAGAAGTTGATAACGAAGAGTACCTCCTCCCATATGAATTGATAGATAAGGCGAACGTTGTTCCCACGTATTAG
- the nusA gene encoding transcription termination factor NusA has translation MKKEILLVADAVSNEKGVDQEVIFQAIELALATATKKRYDEDSDIQVTIDRKSGDYVTVRRWTVVDDDTLAELGTQLTTEEAAEVNSSLKVGDVHEEVVENVEFGRIAAQTAKQVIVQKVREAERAQIVEQYQGQVGQLISGTVKKVTRDNIIVDLGNNAEGLLPREELVGREVFRMNDRVRSLLMAVRPEIRGPQLFLSRASAQMLTELFKIEVPEIAEEVITLRGAARDPGSRAKIAVSTNDGRMDPVGACVGMRGSRVQAVSNELGNERIDIVLWDDNPAQYVINAMAPAEIESIVVDEETGAMDLAVSADNLAQAIGRGGQNVRLASELTGWQINVMNVEDWNKKQEAEAGSSIDIFIEHLDVDEDVAEILVEEGFTTLEEVAYVPMEEFLNIEGFDEDIATELRDRAKDALLTQALASEEKTGDSVPQEDLLTMEGMDENLANILASRGVVSMEDLAEQSVDELMDIEGMDEDRAGALILKAREPWFADE, from the coding sequence ATGAAAAAAGAAATATTGCTGGTCGCAGATGCTGTATCCAACGAAAAAGGCGTAGACCAGGAAGTGATTTTTCAAGCTATCGAATTGGCGTTAGCAACGGCGACAAAAAAGCGCTATGACGAGGATTCAGATATTCAAGTGACCATCGATAGGAAGTCTGGCGACTATGTTACCGTGCGACGCTGGACAGTTGTAGACGATGACACTCTTGCAGAACTGGGAACACAATTAACAACAGAAGAAGCTGCCGAAGTAAACAGCAGCTTAAAAGTTGGCGATGTCCACGAAGAAGTGGTAGAGAATGTTGAGTTTGGTCGTATTGCTGCCCAGACGGCAAAACAAGTTATTGTACAAAAAGTTCGCGAAGCGGAACGTGCTCAAATTGTAGAGCAGTATCAAGGACAGGTTGGCCAACTTATTTCTGGAACTGTTAAAAAAGTTACACGCGATAATATTATCGTTGATCTGGGCAATAACGCAGAGGGCTTATTGCCAAGAGAAGAGTTGGTGGGGCGCGAAGTATTCCGTATGAATGATCGTGTACGCTCACTATTAATGGCTGTGCGTCCTGAAATTCGTGGCCCGCAACTGTTTTTAAGTCGCGCCAGTGCCCAGATGCTCACTGAGCTATTTAAGATTGAAGTGCCAGAGATTGCGGAAGAAGTTATCACTCTGCGCGGGGCCGCGCGAGACCCAGGTTCACGCGCCAAGATAGCTGTTTCCACTAATGATGGACGTATGGATCCCGTAGGTGCCTGTGTTGGCATGCGAGGTTCTCGTGTGCAAGCTGTGTCCAATGAGTTGGGCAATGAGCGAATTGATATTGTGTTATGGGACGATAATCCAGCTCAATACGTTATTAATGCAATGGCTCCGGCTGAAATTGAATCTATTGTTGTCGATGAAGAAACGGGTGCAATGGATCTGGCTGTAAGCGCAGACAACCTAGCACAGGCGATTGGTCGCGGTGGTCAGAATGTGCGTCTTGCATCTGAGCTCACCGGTTGGCAAATCAACGTGATGAATGTTGAAGATTGGAATAAAAAGCAGGAAGCTGAAGCTGGCAGTTCTATTGATATCTTTATCGAGCATTTAGATGTTGATGAAGATGTGGCGGAAATCCTGGTTGAAGAAGGTTTCACCACTTTGGAAGAGGTGGCGTATGTGCCAATGGAAGAATTCCTCAATATAGAAGGTTTCGACGAGGATATTGCCACTGAACTACGTGATCGTGCAAAAGATGCGCTACTTACTCAAGCGCTTGCGTCAGAAGAGAAAACGGGCGACTCCGTACCGCAAGAAGATTTGCTTACCATGGAGGGAATGGATGAAAACCTCGCGAATATATTGGCATCTAGAGGTGTGGTATCAATGGAAGATCTGGCTGAGCAGTCAGTTGATGAGTTGATGGATATCGAAGGTATGGACGAAGATAGAGCGGGCGCATTGATATTGAAAGCCCGTGAACCTTGGTTTGCTGACGAGTAA